Proteins encoded together in one Chitinophaga sp. LS1 window:
- a CDS encoding ABC transporter permease, producing MSTYFKIAFRNLVRHKTYAGINIAGLALAMAACLLIYRIVHFEMSFDKFHAGQERINRVVSVTQQSNGTEYFMGVPFPVPGALRKDFPQLENIGAIRQTDGVIIVNDKKFRERDRVYYTEPSVFEILGFKWLYGNPRESLSAPGAGVITKSIAVKYFGSWEAAIGKTFNHNNERIIRVTGILDDMPANTDFPFSVAISYATLLPQLKQDDWLTVNEAHSVLVKLPAGMDMAHGNTMLSDMINRYKPKENRNEQLQLQPLSTVHTDTRFRNYNAVFSLRMISGLMLVGLFLLIIGSVNFINIATAQAVTRSREVGVRKALGGGRKQLIGQFLAETFVITFFALLLGLLIGKLCLPEVCSIMRLPMLELFDTDLFFFIVGLLIAVTLLAGGYPAFIMSGFNPVTALKGIKISGSLSLRRVLVVLQFAVAQILLICMMVVMSQMRKVLHAPLGFDQKAVVTVSIPKDSASVQQFGFIRNQLLQSQGIKNVSFSFTPASSYGGWFGRLRFEGRTMNDLSVDLKFADQSYVNTYGMQLIAGNNYTPADTANGFVVNETLAKTLGYREPADIVGKRMAFFDDQVSGLIIGVVKDFRANSLKEPVSPLVLMNNTSWYRTLSVKIDPDQMPEALAAIEKTCKTAWPTYLYEYEFMDDLLKDFYQEEIQLSALYKLFAFVAMFISCLGLYGLVSLMVVQRRKEVGIRKVLGASVMDVLVLLSKEFTLLVIIGFIIAAPLAAYFMQGWLATFNVRIALQANLFLLTIGGALVIAWMTVGIRTIKAALANPAKAIRTE from the coding sequence ATGAGTACTTATTTCAAAATAGCATTCCGTAACCTGGTTCGTCATAAAACCTATGCAGGTATCAATATCGCTGGTCTGGCATTAGCTATGGCCGCATGTCTGCTTATTTACAGGATAGTGCATTTTGAAATGAGTTTTGACAAGTTTCATGCTGGTCAGGAGAGAATAAACAGAGTCGTATCTGTGACGCAGCAATCAAATGGAACGGAATATTTCATGGGTGTGCCTTTCCCTGTGCCGGGTGCATTGCGAAAAGATTTTCCGCAGTTGGAAAATATAGGCGCCATCCGTCAGACCGATGGGGTGATCATCGTAAATGATAAGAAATTCAGAGAGCGGGATCGGGTGTATTATACCGAACCGTCTGTATTTGAAATATTAGGTTTCAAATGGCTGTATGGCAACCCTCGCGAGTCATTGTCAGCACCGGGTGCAGGTGTAATAACCAAAAGTATTGCGGTGAAATATTTTGGTAGCTGGGAAGCCGCAATTGGTAAAACCTTCAATCATAATAACGAGAGAATAATAAGAGTAACTGGCATTCTGGATGATATGCCTGCAAATACAGATTTCCCATTTAGTGTGGCGATATCTTATGCCACTTTGCTGCCACAACTGAAACAGGATGATTGGCTGACGGTAAATGAAGCACATAGCGTGTTGGTAAAACTGCCTGCCGGTATGGATATGGCACATGGTAACACCATGTTGTCCGATATGATCAATAGATATAAGCCGAAAGAAAACCGCAATGAACAATTGCAGTTACAGCCATTGTCGACTGTACATACAGACACACGCTTTCGCAATTATAATGCTGTTTTTAGCCTGCGCATGATCAGTGGATTGATGTTGGTGGGTCTGTTTTTATTGATTATAGGTAGTGTCAACTTTATAAATATTGCTACTGCACAGGCAGTGACCCGTTCGAGGGAAGTGGGTGTGCGCAAAGCATTGGGGGGTGGCAGAAAACAATTAATAGGACAATTTCTGGCAGAGACATTTGTCATTACTTTTTTTGCATTGTTGTTAGGATTGTTAATTGGTAAATTATGTCTGCCTGAAGTATGCAGCATTATGCGGTTGCCAATGCTGGAATTATTTGATACAGATTTGTTCTTCTTTATTGTTGGGTTATTAATAGCAGTAACGCTATTAGCAGGTGGTTATCCTGCATTCATCATGTCAGGATTTAATCCTGTCACCGCACTAAAAGGTATTAAAATATCTGGTAGTCTTTCTCTCAGAAGAGTATTAGTGGTGTTGCAGTTTGCAGTAGCACAGATACTGCTCATCTGTATGATGGTCGTGATGAGTCAGATGAGAAAGGTATTGCATGCGCCATTGGGGTTTGATCAGAAAGCAGTGGTAACGGTATCTATACCAAAGGATAGTGCTTCTGTACAGCAATTTGGGTTTATCCGCAATCAACTGTTGCAATCACAGGGAATTAAAAATGTAAGCTTCAGTTTTACACCTGCATCCAGTTATGGTGGTTGGTTTGGCAGATTACGATTCGAGGGGCGTACGATGAATGATTTAAGTGTGGATTTAAAATTTGCTGACCAGTCATACGTCAATACTTATGGTATGCAACTGATAGCAGGTAATAATTATACACCCGCAGATACGGCCAATGGTTTTGTCGTGAACGAAACACTTGCTAAAACATTGGGATATCGTGAGCCTGCTGATATTGTTGGTAAGCGAATGGCATTCTTTGACGACCAGGTATCCGGGCTAATTATAGGAGTAGTAAAGGACTTCAGGGCAAATAGTCTGAAAGAACCAGTCTCCCCGTTAGTATTGATGAATAATACTTCCTGGTATCGAACACTGAGTGTAAAGATCGATCCGGATCAGATGCCGGAAGCGCTGGCAGCAATAGAAAAAACGTGTAAGACGGCATGGCCAACTTACCTGTATGAATATGAATTCATGGATGATCTGTTGAAAGACTTTTACCAGGAAGAGATACAGTTGTCTGCTTTGTATAAATTGTTTGCTTTTGTAGCGATGTTCATTTCATGTTTGGGTTTGTATGGACTGGTATCTTTGATGGTGGTACAGCGTAGAAAGGAAGTAGGCATTCGCAAAGTATTAGGAGCTTCTGTAATGGATGTACTGGTATTATTATCTAAGGAATTCACGCTACTGGTGATCATTGGTTTTATCATTGCTGCACCGCTGGCCGCTTATTTCATGCAGGGGTGGTTAGCTACTTTCAATGTAAGGATCGCTTTACAGGCGAATCTGTTTTTACTCACTATAGGAGGGGCTTTAGTCATTGCATGGATGACTGTGGGGATTCGCACTATCAAAGCAGCACTGGCCAATCCGGCAAAAGCTATCAGAACTGAATAA
- a CDS encoding ABC transporter permease has product MFYNYIKIGWRNLMRQKVFSVINITGMTVAFCVAFLLGIAAYFEWSYDQFHTNKNSVLQIYTAERMADGSIQNNSSQAAPFGPAIEKECSAVQSATRFGWDYEAVSYKERSLDLHVTFVDPSFLSMFSFPQLEGDKNALQKPSQILITKKAADKLFQGESPIGKLVQINMNNHLKPFTIAGVMADVPRNSSVGFEVLCSFQNVIAGLDDPDTWDNQSYQVFAQLRPHATPAMLEQQMKAVIHKYRNNKLSSMKENGVTPGPDGEMLTMHTFLLSDMHFREEGNTGGDINPFYPWMLLIMALLIVATASINFINLSMGRSFTRAGEIGLRKALGAVRTQLIMQFWCEALIVCFIAFMASLALGLLVLPSFNRLFSYHLDFSILLNVRLISWTIITFFFVTILAGGYPAWLIARTNLIEVLKGKMSLGKSGFLRNTLIVVQFVVAVLLISSTAVLWQQLHYLRTRPMGFDTEQVISIPMTGNVDATKVLARMQQQLNGDPHVISSTASYMNLGAGLAGGESTWKVGFNFKGHDAKTVWVPVEYDYLQTLGLQLVSGRDFSRSFGADSNTVIVNEKLAAALGGGKDVVGEHFEFDGQQIQIIGIIKDFNFKSLRQGIGPLALKLTPSLQAAAIFVKVKPTDLPGAMAAVEMGWKEVVPQGDFKGSFLNDNVNRMYEAEARLATIIVCSAILAILISCMGLFAVAVLVIGQRNKEIGIRKVMGASVGSIVALLSGGFLKLVAIAIMIATPMAWYIMSTWLQHFAYRIQIQWWLFALVGMAALIIAFFTISIQTIRTAFMNPVKSIKTV; this is encoded by the coding sequence ATGTTCTATAACTATATAAAAATAGGATGGCGCAACCTGATGCGTCAGAAGGTTTTTTCCGTGATCAATATCACGGGAATGACGGTGGCGTTTTGTGTTGCTTTCCTCCTGGGTATTGCGGCTTATTTTGAATGGTCTTACGATCAGTTTCATACAAATAAAAACAGCGTTTTACAGATCTATACTGCTGAACGGATGGCGGATGGGAGTATACAGAACAACAGTAGCCAGGCCGCTCCATTTGGCCCTGCCATTGAGAAAGAATGTTCTGCTGTACAATCGGCTACCCGTTTTGGATGGGACTATGAAGCAGTTTCTTATAAAGAAAGATCCCTGGACCTGCATGTTACTTTTGTAGATCCTTCTTTCCTGTCTATGTTTAGTTTTCCCCAGCTGGAAGGAGACAAAAATGCATTGCAGAAACCCAGTCAGATCCTTATTACGAAAAAGGCGGCAGACAAGTTGTTCCAGGGTGAATCACCCATCGGTAAGCTGGTGCAGATCAACATGAATAATCATCTGAAGCCATTTACCATTGCCGGTGTGATGGCAGATGTACCACGAAACAGCAGCGTCGGTTTTGAAGTGCTTTGCAGTTTTCAGAATGTAATTGCAGGGCTGGATGATCCTGATACCTGGGACAATCAATCCTACCAGGTATTTGCGCAACTGCGTCCTCATGCTACACCTGCTATGCTGGAACAGCAAATGAAAGCAGTGATACATAAGTACAGGAACAATAAGCTGAGTAGCATGAAAGAGAATGGTGTAACACCTGGTCCTGATGGGGAAATGTTGACGATGCATACCTTTCTATTATCAGATATGCATTTCAGAGAAGAGGGTAATACGGGAGGAGACATTAACCCATTTTATCCCTGGATGTTACTGATCATGGCGCTGTTGATTGTAGCAACTGCCAGCATCAATTTTATCAACCTGAGTATGGGCAGATCCTTTACGAGGGCAGGGGAGATTGGTTTGAGAAAAGCATTGGGCGCTGTACGTACACAACTCATCATGCAGTTTTGGTGTGAAGCTCTGATCGTTTGCTTCATTGCTTTTATGGCCAGTCTTGCATTGGGCTTATTAGTTCTGCCATCTTTCAATCGTCTATTCAGCTATCATCTTGACTTCTCTATTTTACTAAATGTAAGATTGATTAGCTGGACCATTATTACTTTCTTCTTTGTAACTATACTGGCAGGTGGTTATCCTGCCTGGTTAATAGCCCGCACCAACCTGATTGAAGTGCTGAAAGGCAAGATGAGTTTAGGTAAAAGTGGTTTTCTGAGAAATACACTCATCGTGGTTCAATTTGTAGTAGCGGTATTGCTCATTAGTTCTACCGCAGTGCTCTGGCAACAGCTGCATTACCTCCGTACCCGGCCTATGGGTTTTGATACAGAGCAGGTGATCAGTATCCCTATGACGGGCAATGTAGATGCTACGAAGGTGCTTGCGCGCATGCAACAGCAATTAAATGGAGATCCACATGTTATTTCCAGCACGGCATCCTACATGAATCTGGGGGCCGGGTTGGCAGGTGGTGAATCTACATGGAAAGTTGGTTTTAATTTCAAGGGGCATGATGCAAAGACGGTATGGGTACCCGTGGAGTATGATTATTTGCAAACGTTAGGCTTGCAACTGGTATCCGGAAGGGATTTCTCCAGGTCGTTTGGTGCTGACTCCAATACGGTTATTGTAAATGAAAAACTGGCGGCAGCATTGGGAGGAGGGAAAGATGTAGTTGGAGAGCACTTCGAATTTGACGGGCAACAAATACAGATCATCGGAATCATAAAAGATTTTAACTTTAAATCTCTGCGTCAGGGAATAGGACCATTGGCATTGAAACTAACGCCATCATTACAGGCAGCTGCTATATTTGTGAAGGTGAAACCCACAGACCTGCCTGGCGCTATGGCTGCCGTGGAAATGGGCTGGAAGGAGGTTGTGCCGCAAGGGGACTTTAAAGGCTCCTTCCTGAATGACAATGTAAACCGTATGTACGAGGCAGAAGCCAGGTTGGCTACTATCATTGTTTGTAGCGCCATATTGGCTATTCTCATCTCATGTATGGGCCTGTTTGCAGTAGCGGTACTGGTAATAGGGCAGCGGAACAAGGAGATTGGTATCCGCAAAGTAATGGGGGCTTCCGTAGGCAGCATCGTTGCCCTGCTGTCAGGAGGATTTTTAAAACTGGTGGCTATAGCCATCATGATCGCCACACCCATGGCGTGGTATATAATGAGTACCTGGTTACAGCATTTTGCTTACCGCATTCAGATTCAATGGTGGTTATTTGCCCTCGTTGGAATGGCGGCACTCATTATTGCATTTTTTACTATCAGTATACAAACGATCAGAACAGCATTCATGAATCCCGTAAAATCGATCAAAACAGTTTAA
- a CDS encoding ABC transporter ATP-binding protein, whose product MIQLKHISKYYSVGFGKNEILKDIDLTIFEGEFVSIMGPSGSGKSTLLHILGLLEEPSQGEYLFEGEPVHKMNEKKRTQLHRGSIGFVFQAYHLIDELTVYENIETPLLYKNIPSAERKSRVADVLDRFNIVAKKDLFPNQLSGGQQQLVGIARAIVAEPRVILADEPTGNLHSDQAKEIMELFKQLNQRDKITIIQVTHSELNATYGQRIIQIRDGKIA is encoded by the coding sequence ATGATACAGCTAAAGCACATTTCAAAATATTATTCCGTAGGATTTGGCAAAAATGAAATATTGAAAGATATTGACCTCACAATATTTGAAGGAGAGTTTGTATCCATTATGGGGCCTTCTGGTTCAGGGAAGTCTACATTACTGCATATCCTGGGACTGTTGGAAGAGCCTTCACAGGGAGAATACCTATTCGAAGGAGAACCGGTACATAAGATGAATGAAAAGAAGCGTACCCAATTGCACCGGGGATCCATCGGGTTTGTGTTCCAGGCATATCACCTGATAGACGAATTGACCGTTTATGAAAACATAGAAACACCACTTTTATATAAAAATATTCCATCGGCAGAAAGGAAGAGCCGTGTAGCAGACGTACTTGACAGGTTTAATATTGTAGCGAAGAAGGATCTTTTCCCAAACCAGTTATCTGGAGGACAGCAACAACTGGTAGGTATTGCCCGCGCCATTGTAGCTGAACCCAGGGTAATACTGGCGGACGAACCAACCGGTAATTTGCATTCTGATCAGGCCAAAGAAATCATGGAACTCTTCAAACAATTAAACCAAAGAGACAAGATCACCATTATACAGGTTACACACTCCGAGTTAAACGCAACCTACGGTCAGCGAATTATACAAATCCGCGACGGGAAAATCGCATAA
- a CDS encoding TolC family protein encodes MKLSKYPGCILAICLFFANTVATKAQDTWSLQRSVDYALANNIDIRQQVVQKRLAELTLHQSKMAQIPTLNGSLNGSYANGRNIDPNTNTFITSAVTSYSGVLSAGANLFNFFYQQNTIAANKYQYQAQDKLLEKARNDVAFNIATSFLQILLNTEQVHISEVQVKLTVDQLENTKKLVIAGSVPESNQADLESQLASDSVTLVNAQNQVIQSTLQMKALLNLSFDQSYVPQIPDNITEIPLPRLDEVDPEMVYSAATSNNPQIKADQLLVKSYERSYAAYRAQMYPTLSASGQAYSSYANSAKDGEIVSIKSVEDVNVGTVAVNGTTYDVTTKSYTYNTKYTTIPLGTQVSNNFKQTIGLSLNIPILNGWTYRTNAQKARLNIETQKLTMEKDNQKLRQDIYTAHANAVTSLQKFYAASRGVDASQKAFDFATKRFDLGLMNTIDYITTQSKLFNAQINKVSAQYDYIFKMKLLEFYRDQKITL; translated from the coding sequence ATGAAATTATCCAAGTACCCGGGATGTATCCTGGCAATTTGTTTATTCTTTGCTAACACTGTAGCAACTAAAGCACAGGATACCTGGAGCCTTCAGCGTTCCGTAGATTATGCCCTGGCTAATAACATAGATATCAGGCAGCAGGTCGTGCAGAAAAGACTGGCAGAACTGACGCTTCATCAAAGCAAGATGGCACAGATTCCTACGCTGAATGGATCGTTGAATGGCAGCTATGCCAACGGTCGTAATATTGACCCAAATACCAACACATTCATCACTTCAGCTGTTACTTCTTATAGCGGAGTTTTATCTGCAGGGGCTAACCTCTTTAATTTCTTCTACCAGCAGAATACAATTGCCGCTAATAAATATCAATATCAGGCACAGGATAAGTTGCTGGAGAAAGCAAGGAACGATGTCGCCTTTAATATTGCCACCTCATTTTTACAGATCCTGCTGAATACAGAGCAGGTACATATAAGTGAAGTACAGGTAAAACTCACCGTAGATCAGTTGGAGAATACCAAGAAACTGGTAATAGCGGGGTCCGTACCTGAAAGTAATCAGGCAGACCTTGAATCGCAGCTGGCTTCGGATAGTGTGACCTTGGTGAATGCCCAGAACCAGGTGATTCAATCTACCTTACAGATGAAGGCCCTGTTGAATCTGAGTTTTGATCAGTCATACGTACCACAGATACCGGATAATATTACTGAAATTCCGCTACCAAGACTGGATGAAGTAGATCCGGAGATGGTGTATAGTGCCGCCACTTCCAATAACCCACAGATAAAGGCCGATCAGCTGCTGGTTAAATCTTATGAAAGATCCTATGCTGCTTACAGAGCACAGATGTATCCGACGTTATCTGCTTCAGGACAAGCTTATAGCAGCTATGCTAACAGTGCAAAGGATGGAGAAATTGTCTCAATTAAATCTGTTGAAGATGTGAATGTCGGTACGGTAGCGGTAAATGGAACAACTTATGACGTAACGACTAAGTCATACACCTATAATACGAAATACACTACAATCCCATTGGGTACCCAGGTTAGCAATAACTTTAAGCAAACGATTGGCTTGTCTCTCAACATTCCTATTTTAAATGGATGGACCTACCGCACTAATGCGCAGAAGGCAAGACTCAATATTGAAACGCAGAAACTGACCATGGAAAAGGATAACCAGAAACTTCGTCAGGATATCTACACTGCTCATGCAAATGCTGTTACCTCTTTGCAGAAGTTCTATGCAGCATCCAGAGGAGTAGACGCATCCCAGAAGGCATTTGATTTTGCCACTAAACGATTTGATCTGGGTTTAATGAATACGATTGATTATATTACTACACAAAGCAAATTGTTCAATGCGCAGATCAACAAGGTATCCGCGCAGTATGACTATATATTTAAAATGAAGCTTCTGGAGTTTTACAGGGACCAAAAAATAACGCTGTAG
- a CDS encoding efflux RND transporter periplasmic adaptor subunit, whose product MKKKRKTLYRVIIPLIVLVIIIWVLLASRRSEGIKVATEQAGYKDIIEVVSASGKIYPETEVKVSSDVSGEIVDLPVIEGDSVRKGQVLVKIYADVYGSMRDKANAALSQAQAQQANSAASLAAYKAKLDQNKLAYDRNKELLTQKVVSRSEFETAEGTYRSALADYNAAVEAVNSNRFAVASARASLTEANTNLNRTTIVAPMNGIVSLLPMKKGERVVGTAQMTGTEIMRIADLNTMEVQVDVGENDIPRVKYNDTAIIEVDAYNNRKFKGIVTQIASSSKNAATSTATTTSSADQVTNYVVHIRILQESYQDLISGKKPYPFRPGMSASVDIQTQRKNHVLSVPINAVTTREKDSTSRNDNSEIVFMLKPDKTVKQVSVTTGVQDDSYIEVLTGIKLGDTVVTAPYSAISKDLANDKKVKVVQKKDLFETTNK is encoded by the coding sequence ATGAAGAAAAAAAGAAAGACACTTTACAGAGTGATCATACCTCTTATTGTACTTGTCATTATTATTTGGGTCCTGCTGGCAAGCAGAAGATCTGAAGGTATCAAAGTTGCAACAGAACAAGCTGGTTATAAAGACATTATAGAAGTAGTGTCGGCCAGTGGCAAGATTTATCCAGAAACTGAAGTAAAGGTAAGCTCCGATGTATCCGGTGAAATTGTTGACCTGCCGGTCATAGAAGGAGACTCCGTTAGAAAAGGCCAGGTGCTGGTGAAGATCTATGCAGATGTATACGGCTCTATGAGGGACAAAGCGAATGCTGCCCTGAGTCAGGCGCAGGCGCAACAAGCCAATAGTGCTGCATCACTGGCTGCATACAAAGCCAAACTGGATCAGAACAAACTGGCTTATGATCGTAATAAAGAACTGTTGACACAGAAAGTAGTATCCCGCAGCGAGTTTGAAACTGCCGAAGGTACTTATCGCTCCGCCCTCGCAGATTACAATGCTGCTGTGGAGGCTGTAAATAGTAACCGCTTTGCGGTAGCCAGTGCCCGCGCTAGTTTGACAGAAGCAAATACCAACCTGAACAGAACTACGATCGTTGCTCCCATGAATGGTATCGTATCCCTGCTGCCAATGAAGAAAGGCGAGCGTGTGGTAGGTACCGCGCAGATGACGGGTACTGAAATCATGCGTATTGCAGATCTGAATACCATGGAAGTACAGGTAGATGTGGGAGAGAACGATATTCCCCGTGTAAAATATAATGATACAGCTATCATAGAAGTTGATGCCTATAATAACCGTAAGTTCAAAGGTATCGTAACCCAGATTGCCAGTTCCAGCAAAAATGCTGCGACCAGTACTGCTACCACCACATCCTCTGCTGACCAGGTGACGAATTATGTAGTACATATTCGCATCCTGCAGGAAAGTTACCAGGATCTGATTTCTGGTAAAAAGCCTTATCCTTTCCGCCCGGGTATGAGTGCTTCTGTAGATATTCAGACCCAGCGTAAAAATCATGTATTGTCTGTACCTATCAATGCTGTGACGACAAGAGAAAAGGATAGTACCAGCAGGAATGATAATAGCGAAATTGTCTTCATGCTGAAACCTGATAAGACAGTAAAGCAGGTATCTGTAACAACCGGTGTACAGGATGATAGTTATATTGAAGTGCTGACAGGTATTAAACTGGGAGATACGGTTGTGACTGCCCCTTATTCAGCTATTTCGAAAGATTTGGCAAACGATAAGAAAGTGAAGGTGGTACAGAAGAAAGACCTGTTTGAAACGACAAATAAATAA
- a CDS encoding transposase → MFCEPKDTTLGIISEGIIRKWILPHLSIGKRGYKSKVDLVKVVSLILKRLKTGCQWRELSIKEYFPNGEITWQGVYYYFNKWSSDGSWKLIWINLLKENRQILDLSSIQLDGSHTPSKRGGYAVGYQGRKSCKTSNSLFLSDNQGQILSVSEPQSGNHNDLYNIVSTFEEMLTTLEEATINTKGLFLNADAGFDGGEFREYCMEKELEANIATNSRNSKQTSESYQYFDDQLYKRRYKIEQANAWMDSFKALIIRFETKAANWRALQWIAILVLFCKKLKD, encoded by the coding sequence TTGTTTTGCGAACCAAAAGATACTACCCTGGGAATCATAAGCGAAGGTATAATAAGAAAATGGATATTGCCGCATTTAAGTATAGGAAAGCGAGGATATAAGTCAAAAGTGGATTTGGTGAAAGTAGTAAGCTTGATATTAAAACGGTTAAAAACGGGCTGTCAGTGGCGAGAATTAAGTATTAAAGAATATTTCCCCAATGGTGAAATTACGTGGCAAGGCGTGTATTACTACTTTAATAAATGGAGCAGCGATGGATCGTGGAAACTTATCTGGATAAATCTTTTAAAGGAAAATCGCCAAATCCTTGATTTGTCTTCGATTCAATTAGATGGAAGTCATACACCATCGAAGCGAGGAGGCTATGCAGTAGGCTATCAGGGTCGAAAATCATGCAAAACGAGTAATAGTTTGTTTTTGAGTGACAATCAAGGCCAGATACTTAGTGTAAGCGAGCCACAATCCGGCAATCACAATGATCTTTATAATATTGTTTCAACTTTTGAAGAAATGCTAACCACCCTCGAAGAGGCTACAATAAATACGAAAGGATTGTTCTTAAATGCAGATGCAGGATTTGATGGAGGAGAATTCAGAGAATACTGTATGGAAAAGGAATTGGAAGCTAATATCGCTACCAATTCCCGTAATAGCAAGCAAACCAGTGAGTCATATCAATACTTTGATGATCAATTATATAAAAGACGCTACAAGATCGAACAAGCAAATGCCTGGATGGATAGCTTCAAAGCATTAATAATTAGATTTGAAACAAAAGCGGCTAACTGGAGAGCATTACAATGGATCGCAATCTTAGTCCTCTTTTGTAAAAAATTAAAAGACTAA